The following are encoded together in the Octopus sinensis linkage group LG15, ASM634580v1, whole genome shotgun sequence genome:
- the LOC115219642 gene encoding BTB/POZ domain-containing protein 17 isoform X4: MVCFPPCAAILQKLSLSAKVKLKRINLGMSQEKMMEGPVTPGSQEFILKDEGTFISNVSRFYNQESLSDIKLNVGNKVYFGHKFVLAKSSDVFRTMLYESRWKEKSTASIDLNESAECQAVFNRFLRYLYTAEIKINPESAVGVLCLADKYNVASLKHLCTKYMVENTKSPKVQNALNWYSWAKALHLEDLIEQCAKTIAWNADNIIKSPEWLTMDNDFVTDLLQSSSLVVTNEYTLYLALTHWLEHQETLKPNSYGENVQKLMSFIRFPQMLVSQLYDIENSEISKLPEYRTLMHHLISKAYRFRSLCPAQKELKVSFNEPFYIPRDYKELMVDSVRMHNTHRFGIQVDVRTYVGPVPSEIKEGDWKITYRKNADQWILQIFCHESALVQGEARVMSSLIVYNDDEEVIQVEQSTPTVCSRGNHMSHTIDIINPEVARTMAVLIKPVPI; the protein is encoded by the coding sequence ATGATGGAAGGACCCGTGACTCCTGGTAGCCAAGAGTTTATACTGAAAGATGAAGGTACGTTCATATCCAACGTGTCTCGATTTTATAACCAGGAGTCACTCAGTGACATAAAATTGAATGTTGGCAACAAAGTCTATTTTGGTCATAAGTTTGTCTTGGCCAAGTCCAGTGATGTATTTCGCACAATGCTTTATGAAAGTCGGTGGAAAGAGAAAAGCACTGCAAGCATTGACCTGAATGAGTCTGCCGAATGCCAGGCTGTCTTCAATAGGTTTCTTCGCTATCTCTACACTGCTGAAATCAAAATTAATCCGGAATCTGCAGTTGGTGTTCTTTGTCTTGCAGATAAATACAATGTTGCATCACTGAAGCATCTTTGTACCAAATATATGGTAGAGAACACGAAATCTCCTAAGGTTCAGAATGCGCTGAATTGGTATTCGTGGGCGAAGGCCCTACATTTGGAAGACCTTATTGAACAGTGTGCCAAGACGATTGCATGGAATGCAGATAATATCATAAAGTCTCCAGAATGGTTGACCATGGACAATGATTTTGTTACTGACCTGTTGCAGAGTTCTAGCTTAGTTGTCACCAACGAATACACATTGTACCTTGCTCTCACACATTGGCTGGAACACCAAGAAACCTTAAAGCCAAATAGTTATGGAGAGAACGTGCAAAAGTTAATGTCCTTCATTCGTTTTCCACAAATGCTGGTTTCACAACTGTATGACATTGAGAACTCTGAGATCTCTAAATTGCCCGAGTATAGGACTTTGATGCACCACCTAATCAGCAAAGCATACCGATTTCGTTCGCTGTGTCCAGCACAAAAAGAACTGAAGGTGTCATTCAACGAACCATTCTACATACCACGTGACTACAAGGAGCTGATGGTGGACAGTGTGCGTATGCACAATACTCACCGGTTTGGCATTCAGGTCGATGTCCGAACATACGTTGGCCCTGTGCCTTCCGAAATCAAGGAAGGTGACTGGAAAATTACTTACCGAAAGAATGCTGACCAATGGATATTACAAATCTTTTGCCATGAGTCTGCCCTTGTCCAAGGGGAGGCAAGGGTAATGTCCAGCTTGATAGTGTATAACGATGATGAAGAAGTCATCCAAGTGGAACAATCCACACCAACTGTCTGTTCCCGTGGCAACCATATGTCCCATACAATTGATATAATCAACCCTGAGGTTGCCCGGACAATGGCAGTTTTGATTAAACCTGTACCTATATGA
- the LOC115219642 gene encoding BTB/POZ domain-containing protein 17 isoform X5 — MEVSTIVYIDKYTPLSPAKVKLKRINLGMSQEKMMEGPVTPGSQEFILKDEGTFISNVSRFYNQESLSDIKLNVGNKVYFGHKFVLAKSSDVFRTMLYESRWKEKSTASIDLNESAECQAVFNRFLRYLYTAEIKINPESAVGVLCLADKYNVASLKHLCTKYMVENTKSPKVQNALNWYSWAKALHLEDLIEQCAKTIAWNADNIIKSPEWLTMDNDFVTDLLQSSSLVVTNEYTLYLALTHWLEHQETLKPNSYGENVQKLMSFIRFPQMLVSQLYDIENSEISKLPEYRTLMHHLISKAYRFRSLCPAQKELKVSFNEPFYIPRDYKELMVDSVRMHNTHRFGIQVDVRTYVGPVPSEIKEGDWKITYRKNADQWILQIFCHESALVQGEARVMSSLIVYNDDEEVIQVEQSTPTVCSRGNHMSHTIDIINPEVARTMAVLIKPVPI; from the coding sequence ATGATGGAAGGACCCGTGACTCCTGGTAGCCAAGAGTTTATACTGAAAGATGAAGGTACGTTCATATCCAACGTGTCTCGATTTTATAACCAGGAGTCACTCAGTGACATAAAATTGAATGTTGGCAACAAAGTCTATTTTGGTCATAAGTTTGTCTTGGCCAAGTCCAGTGATGTATTTCGCACAATGCTTTATGAAAGTCGGTGGAAAGAGAAAAGCACTGCAAGCATTGACCTGAATGAGTCTGCCGAATGCCAGGCTGTCTTCAATAGGTTTCTTCGCTATCTCTACACTGCTGAAATCAAAATTAATCCGGAATCTGCAGTTGGTGTTCTTTGTCTTGCAGATAAATACAATGTTGCATCACTGAAGCATCTTTGTACCAAATATATGGTAGAGAACACGAAATCTCCTAAGGTTCAGAATGCGCTGAATTGGTATTCGTGGGCGAAGGCCCTACATTTGGAAGACCTTATTGAACAGTGTGCCAAGACGATTGCATGGAATGCAGATAATATCATAAAGTCTCCAGAATGGTTGACCATGGACAATGATTTTGTTACTGACCTGTTGCAGAGTTCTAGCTTAGTTGTCACCAACGAATACACATTGTACCTTGCTCTCACACATTGGCTGGAACACCAAGAAACCTTAAAGCCAAATAGTTATGGAGAGAACGTGCAAAAGTTAATGTCCTTCATTCGTTTTCCACAAATGCTGGTTTCACAACTGTATGACATTGAGAACTCTGAGATCTCTAAATTGCCCGAGTATAGGACTTTGATGCACCACCTAATCAGCAAAGCATACCGATTTCGTTCGCTGTGTCCAGCACAAAAAGAACTGAAGGTGTCATTCAACGAACCATTCTACATACCACGTGACTACAAGGAGCTGATGGTGGACAGTGTGCGTATGCACAATACTCACCGGTTTGGCATTCAGGTCGATGTCCGAACATACGTTGGCCCTGTGCCTTCCGAAATCAAGGAAGGTGACTGGAAAATTACTTACCGAAAGAATGCTGACCAATGGATATTACAAATCTTTTGCCATGAGTCTGCCCTTGTCCAAGGGGAGGCAAGGGTAATGTCCAGCTTGATAGTGTATAACGATGATGAAGAAGTCATCCAAGTGGAACAATCCACACCAACTGTCTGTTCCCGTGGCAACCATATGTCCCATACAATTGATATAATCAACCCTGAGGTTGCCCGGACAATGGCAGTTTTGATTAAACCTGTACCTATATGA